Proteins encoded by one window of Perca fluviatilis chromosome 13, GENO_Pfluv_1.0, whole genome shotgun sequence:
- the LOC120572024 gene encoding putative nuclease HARBI1 isoform X2, producing the protein MCLEQGDAGDEWVIGDRGYALAPWLMTPLTNPQTHQEASYNQRYALTCSTIERTIGILKGRWMCLDTAGGKLLYKPEKVCRIIMACCVSHNIAMKRGVPLQPPHQDVRPDPLLGPDHRLGVEVRQQTQSAPGYPRPHQR; encoded by the exons ATGTGCCTGGAACAAGGAGATGCTGGAGACGAGTGGGTCATTG GAGATCGGGGGTATGCCCTTGCCCCCTGGCTAATGACGCCACTAACAAACCCTCAGACGCACCAAGAGGCCTCTTATAACCAGAGGTATGCACTCACCTGCTCCACCATTGAGCGAACCATCGGTATTCTGAAGGGACGCTGGATGTGTTTGGACACAGCAGGTGGTAAACTGCTTTACAAGCCTGAGAAG GTTTGCAGAATAATCATGGCCTGTTGTGTGTCACACAACATCGCTATGAAGCGTGGTGTTCCACTTCAGCCACCACACCAGGATGTGCGTCCTGACCCATTGCTGGGACCAGACCACCGACTTGGCGTGGAAGTCAGACAACAAACACAATCCGCTCCTGGTTATCCAAGACCGCATCAGAGATAA
- the LOC120572024 gene encoding putative nuclease HARBI1 isoform X1, with product MTLIFCRTVLWECAWNKEMLETRDRGYALAPWLMTPLTNPQTHQEASYNQRYALTCSTIERTIGILKGRWMCLDTAGGKLLYKPEKVCRIIMACCVSHNIAMKRGVPLQPPHQDVRPDPLLGPDHRLGVEVRQQTQSAPGYPRPHQR from the exons atgACTCTTATATTTTGCAGAACAGTTCTGTGGGAATGTGCCTGGAACAAGGAGATGCTGGAGACGA GAGATCGGGGGTATGCCCTTGCCCCCTGGCTAATGACGCCACTAACAAACCCTCAGACGCACCAAGAGGCCTCTTATAACCAGAGGTATGCACTCACCTGCTCCACCATTGAGCGAACCATCGGTATTCTGAAGGGACGCTGGATGTGTTTGGACACAGCAGGTGGTAAACTGCTTTACAAGCCTGAGAAG GTTTGCAGAATAATCATGGCCTGTTGTGTGTCACACAACATCGCTATGAAGCGTGGTGTTCCACTTCAGCCACCACACCAGGATGTGCGTCCTGACCCATTGCTGGGACCAGACCACCGACTTGGCGTGGAAGTCAGACAACAAACACAATCCGCTCCTGGTTATCCAAGACCGCATCAGAGATAA